Proteins from one Halopseudomonas pelagia genomic window:
- a CDS encoding anti-virulence regulator CigR family protein produces the protein MTLFTRTFIPLSAITLALTLASASALAQPPHDKGKKDKKQDHHHSSHQQDKHSITIEEAVVRSIFRDQRSYLEPAKPLPPGIRKNLARGKPLPPGIAKRFDGRLESRLPHYPGYDWRQVGTDAVLVSTATGIIESILLNVLN, from the coding sequence ATGACACTGTTTACACGCACCTTCATCCCCCTTTCTGCCATCACGTTAGCGCTGACCCTTGCCTCTGCCAGCGCCCTCGCCCAACCTCCCCATGACAAGGGGAAAAAGGATAAAAAGCAGGATCATCATCATTCAAGTCATCAACAGGACAAACACTCGATAACCATCGAAGAAGCCGTCGTACGGAGCATATTCAGGGATCAACGCAGCTATCTGGAACCGGCAAAACCACTACCACCGGGCATACGCAAGAATTTGGCCAGAGGTAAACCCCTGCCCCCCGGCATTGCGAAGCGCTTTGATGGTCGACTGGAATCACGCCTCCCGCATTATCCCGGTTACGACTGGCGCCAGGTCGGTACCGATGCCGTCTTGGTATCAACAGCAACGGGCATTATCGAAAGCATTTTGCTCAATGTGCTGAATTAG
- a CDS encoding YbfB/YjiJ family MFS transporter: protein MTTTQEQNLSSQPLSITKVVSAGALLLLVVHGLGRFVYTPLMPRLVADGQLLLSQAADIASWNYLGYLLGALLAIRWATPSGIRRVTPWALALHCLTLLCLTQTESLLWISTLRLGNGISNGIVFVLVPALVLEWLAGEGRIRASGLIYLGVGLGLLLSSALVSLSDELLAGAARWWPAALLSIPLGWWSWLTLSRISISPSLTLPKGTPAGRQSLFDRHSQPLFYAYAGAGLGYILPMTFLPMLASLQLGASSPMVSQSWLIVALAALPSTWLWNRLGSQFGDRNVLIVNYALQLFGVLAAILLPAQWGIMLCSLLVGGSFLGAVLLTQRLARSLQPTQGPRLSAALIALYGGTQLIGPWLVRLGFDYGISLQASLWFGAAALLASFICMLKVADLRH from the coding sequence ATGACGACAACTCAGGAGCAGAATTTGTCATCTCAGCCTCTTAGCATCACCAAAGTCGTTTCGGCAGGCGCCCTTCTGTTACTGGTGGTGCACGGGCTCGGGCGCTTCGTATACACGCCGTTGATGCCGCGGCTAGTCGCCGATGGCCAGCTTCTGCTCAGTCAGGCTGCGGATATCGCCAGCTGGAATTATCTGGGCTATCTGCTCGGCGCCCTACTGGCGATTCGCTGGGCAACCCCGTCCGGTATTCGCCGTGTTACCCCCTGGGCATTGGCGCTGCACTGCCTCACCCTGCTATGCCTGACGCAAACCGAATCTCTGCTCTGGATCAGTACCCTGCGTTTGGGTAACGGTATCAGCAACGGCATCGTTTTCGTATTGGTGCCAGCATTGGTGCTTGAATGGCTCGCTGGCGAAGGACGCATTCGGGCCAGCGGGCTGATTTATCTGGGCGTCGGGTTGGGGCTGCTGCTCTCCAGTGCGCTGGTTAGCCTCAGTGATGAGCTGCTGGCCGGGGCGGCGCGCTGGTGGCCTGCGGCCCTGCTCAGCATCCCATTGGGTTGGTGGAGCTGGCTGACGTTGAGCAGAATTTCGATCTCGCCGTCGCTTACACTGCCTAAAGGCACACCAGCTGGGCGGCAGAGCCTGTTTGATCGGCACAGTCAGCCACTGTTCTATGCCTATGCGGGAGCTGGGTTGGGTTACATCCTGCCGATGACCTTTTTGCCCATGCTCGCGAGCTTGCAGTTAGGCGCCAGTTCGCCGATGGTCAGCCAAAGTTGGCTGATTGTCGCCCTGGCCGCCCTGCCCTCGACCTGGTTATGGAACCGGCTCGGCAGTCAGTTTGGTGATCGCAATGTGCTCATCGTTAACTATGCGCTGCAACTGTTTGGCGTGCTCGCAGCAATACTGCTGCCCGCGCAGTGGGGGATCATGCTTTGCAGTCTGCTGGTTGGGGGCAGCTTTCTCGGTGCAGTGCTGCTGACCCAGCGCCTGGCGCGCAGTCTCCAACCTACACAGGGCCCCAGGCTCTCCGCGGCGCTAATAGCGCTGTACGGTGGGACCCAGTTGATCGGCCCGTGGCTGGTGAGGCTGGGGTTTGACTACGGCATCAGTCTGCAGGCGAGCCTGTGGTTCGGTGCTGCTGCGCTGTTAGCCAGCTTTATCTGCATGCTGAAAGTAGCGGATCTGCGTCATTAA
- a CDS encoding MFS transporter: protein MSQSGILKRSTILIHGSVGMPLAIIGYPLVVYLPPFYAQEVGLNMALMALVLVFARMTDVITDPLIGTLSDRWQTRIGRRKPWLIMGVPLMLIGTIMIFMPPDGVGLGHLLLWTVIMYLGWTMVTLPYGAWGAELSPLYHQRSRVTASREGFVLIGLFLAALAPAIVQSMGARFQAGDTDGFWMNAVVWAVGTDGQLGTGYGPILAGMAWLLLILLPLTVLLVVTKVKEAPPQSVQRTDWKKGMRVLKNNGPFKRMMLMLLIVVTGESFRNALSVFFMQHIIQIQAQIGLMYLLYFGVGILGIPFWLILGKRIGKHKAFCVAVGVSSASILGMFFLSAGQLLPFAIMFALKGFCFAAFQFLPLSMLADIVDLDTARSKEHRTGLFFAMSGMAQKFAMAIGLGLSLGLLALVGFDATATTHSDTQLMALRLLYIIGPVMLYMAAFAVAWKYPLTADRQERIHQWVVRRNARLQLEPQQP from the coding sequence ATGAGCCAGTCCGGTATTCTCAAACGTTCCACCATCCTCATTCACGGCTCGGTCGGCATGCCGCTGGCGATCATCGGTTACCCGCTGGTGGTCTATCTACCGCCATTCTATGCGCAGGAAGTCGGGCTGAACATGGCGCTGATGGCGCTAGTGCTGGTATTTGCCCGAATGACCGATGTCATTACTGACCCGCTAATCGGCACGCTGAGTGACCGCTGGCAGACCCGCATCGGCCGCCGTAAGCCCTGGCTGATCATGGGTGTGCCTTTGATGTTAATCGGCACCATCATGATCTTCATGCCGCCTGACGGTGTCGGGCTCGGTCATCTGTTGCTCTGGACCGTGATTATGTACCTTGGCTGGACCATGGTGACCTTGCCCTACGGCGCCTGGGGTGCAGAACTTTCGCCGCTGTACCACCAACGCAGCCGTGTAACCGCCTCGCGCGAAGGCTTTGTATTGATCGGTCTGTTCCTCGCGGCATTGGCGCCAGCCATTGTGCAGTCCATGGGCGCGCGCTTCCAGGCTGGAGATACCGACGGCTTCTGGATGAATGCGGTGGTCTGGGCCGTTGGCACCGATGGCCAGTTGGGCACGGGTTACGGTCCGATCCTGGCAGGGATGGCGTGGCTACTGCTGATCCTTCTGCCGCTGACGGTTCTGCTGGTGGTTACCAAGGTCAAGGAAGCCCCTCCGCAATCGGTACAGCGTACCGATTGGAAAAAGGGTATGCGGGTGCTGAAAAATAATGGCCCGTTCAAACGCATGATGCTGATGCTGTTGATCGTGGTGACCGGCGAATCCTTCCGTAACGCACTTTCCGTGTTCTTTATGCAGCATATTATTCAGATACAGGCGCAGATCGGTCTGATGTACCTGTTGTACTTTGGCGTGGGCATTCTCGGGATTCCGTTCTGGCTGATCCTCGGTAAGCGGATTGGCAAGCACAAAGCCTTCTGCGTTGCGGTAGGTGTTTCCAGTGCCAGCATTCTGGGGATGTTCTTTCTGAGCGCCGGTCAACTGCTGCCGTTCGCGATCATGTTCGCACTCAAAGGCTTCTGTTTTGCCGCCTTCCAGTTCCTGCCGCTGTCCATGCTTGCTGATATCGTCGATCTGGATACCGCACGCAGCAAAGAGCATCGCACTGGCCTGTTCTTCGCTATGTCCGGTATGGCGCAGAAATTCGCCATGGCGATCGGCCTGGGGCTGTCACTCGGCCTGCTGGCGCTGGTCGGCTTTGACGCTACCGCGACCACGCATTCGGACACCCAGTTGATGGCATTGCGGCTGCTCTACATCATCGGCCCGGTCATGCTCTATATGGCTGCGTTTGCGGTGGCCTGGAAATATCCGCTGACCGCAGACCGTCAGGAGCGCATCCATCAATGGGTAGTGCGCCGTAACGCGCGGCTGCAGCTTGAGCCTCAGCAGCCTTGA
- a CDS encoding DUF2157 domain-containing protein: MSLSLQQRDQLLSWAERGYLKGPQLQACATPAQLVPQASQWQWLLDRLLAGAGVLLVSVGVVFFFAWNWDAFPRFAKFSVAAGVLSGFTALALFSHYRSVLQQAALLGCCIATGAFLALIGQTYQTGADIWQLFAAWALLMVPWVMLSRSTACWALCWAVANLALLRFFSASMWFGLFAGFSGHDALLIIALANLAVLALFEIFGAKLLGHRGRALHRLCALAGLSALLVGAMISWWQEAFLPLLIGFAAASLLGVPLYRWWRLDLPILALLLFGLIALVTGGLIKLLMEHEGFFAFNAIGLFVVVSSALASLWLHRIYRGTR; encoded by the coding sequence ATGTCATTGAGCTTGCAACAACGCGATCAGCTTCTGAGTTGGGCTGAACGGGGTTATCTGAAAGGCCCGCAGCTTCAAGCCTGCGCTACACCGGCCCAGCTTGTTCCGCAGGCAAGTCAATGGCAGTGGCTTCTGGATAGGCTACTGGCAGGTGCCGGGGTGTTGTTGGTGAGCGTCGGCGTGGTATTTTTCTTCGCCTGGAATTGGGATGCATTTCCGCGCTTTGCCAAATTCTCGGTGGCCGCTGGCGTGCTTAGCGGCTTTACCGCCCTCGCGCTGTTCAGTCATTACCGCTCTGTGCTGCAGCAAGCTGCATTGCTGGGTTGTTGTATTGCCACGGGCGCCTTCTTGGCATTGATTGGGCAGACCTACCAGACCGGCGCCGATATCTGGCAGTTGTTTGCCGCATGGGCATTACTGATGGTGCCCTGGGTAATGCTGTCACGCTCTACCGCCTGCTGGGCGCTGTGCTGGGCAGTGGCAAATCTCGCGCTGCTGCGCTTCTTCAGTGCCTCGATGTGGTTCGGCCTGTTCGCAGGCTTCAGTGGTCACGACGCACTGCTGATTATCGCGCTGGCAAACCTTGCTGTTTTGGCGCTATTCGAGATCTTCGGCGCTAAACTGCTTGGCCATAGGGGCAGGGCGCTGCACCGTCTTTGCGCGCTGGCGGGGCTCAGCGCGTTGTTGGTCGGCGCGATGATTAGCTGGTGGCAGGAGGCTTTCCTACCGCTGTTGATCGGGTTCGCTGCTGCTAGCTTGCTGGGTGTGCCCTTGTACCGCTGGTGGCGGCTGGACTTGCCGATCCTTGCGCTCCTGTTGTTCGGGCTTATTGCTCTGGTCACCGGTGGGTTGATCAAGCTACTAATGGAGCATGAGGGATTCTTTGCCTTCAATGCGATCGGCTTGTTTGTCGTGGTGAGTAGCGCCTTGGCCTCGCTCTGGCTGCACCGCATCTACCGGGGAACCCGCTGA
- a CDS encoding DUF4401 domain-containing protein → MNKGEVQSLLDQIQQPAGLSQEQREGLSAGVDSPWWLSVLLGLAAWVSSLFLIGSLVGPSVLLLDGPAGMGLAGMLMLCAGLWLFGRPGVFPEQMGLAFALGGQGLLVYVLADAMAASDELRTAAIVCLPLSAGLLLAPGSILFRRLCALLVFASIAVLLGSGPGLTLYGLLLACMAIVSWLLRSSWVSARYALHLRALTDAATLMALLLALYGHQGLLDVMSQHTSAITAPAGVWLLIHLGPGLLLLLTLGWLLRSELVRTRIAVLLAAGLLLLLTYQAPGLLISCALGLAVYHAGSRSWSVLVPAFALFYLAEFYYSLHISLLHKSLLLCASGLSLLAIRQGLKSLLWRPL, encoded by the coding sequence ATGAACAAGGGCGAAGTGCAAAGCTTGCTGGACCAGATCCAGCAGCCTGCCGGGCTAAGCCAGGAACAACGCGAGGGCTTGTCGGCAGGGGTGGATTCACCTTGGTGGCTATCGGTCCTGCTGGGACTGGCCGCCTGGGTTTCTTCCTTGTTTCTAATCGGCTCGCTGGTTGGACCTTCCGTATTGCTGCTGGATGGCCCGGCGGGTATGGGGCTGGCCGGTATGCTAATGCTGTGCGCCGGGTTGTGGCTGTTTGGTCGGCCTGGGGTGTTTCCTGAGCAGATGGGCTTGGCTTTTGCCCTTGGCGGTCAAGGACTGTTGGTGTATGTGCTGGCCGATGCCATGGCTGCAAGCGATGAATTGCGTACGGCGGCTATTGTCTGCCTGCCTTTGTCGGCCGGGTTGCTGCTCGCGCCGGGATCGATACTGTTTCGGCGCCTTTGTGCTCTGCTGGTCTTCGCCAGTATTGCGGTGCTGCTGGGCAGCGGCCCGGGTCTGACGCTTTACGGATTATTGCTGGCCTGCATGGCGATCGTCTCCTGGTTGCTGCGCTCATCCTGGGTGAGTGCCCGCTACGCATTGCATCTGCGGGCGCTAACCGACGCCGCCACGCTCATGGCGTTATTACTGGCGCTATATGGTCATCAAGGCCTGCTCGACGTCATGTCGCAGCATACGTCTGCGATTACGGCCCCAGCCGGGGTATGGCTGTTGATTCATCTCGGGCCTGGCTTATTACTATTATTGACCCTGGGGTGGCTGCTGCGCAGCGAGTTGGTCAGAACGCGTATTGCCGTTTTGCTCGCCGCCGGGCTTTTGCTGCTACTGACCTATCAGGCGCCGGGTCTGTTGATAAGTTGCGCGCTCGGGCTGGCGGTTTATCATGCCGGTAGCCGCAGCTGGAGTGTGCTGGTGCCGGCTTTTGCCTTGTTCTACCTGGCCGAGTTCTATTACAGCCTGCACATTTCGCTGCTGCACAAATCGCTGCTGCTCTGCGCTAGTGGTTTGTCGCTGCTGGCGATCAGGCAGGGGTTGAAGAGCCTGTTGTGGAGGCCGCTATGA
- a CDS encoding GDYXXLXY domain-containing protein, translating to MTLTRWWPSMVAAWLLVMAAACFAIVSHERTLRDGQLVYLELVPVDPRSLMQGDYMALEFALNRELEAQMALQQMQSGAQPAYARLAVDEAGRTSFLALADTADSHKGQVSMRVRQQGSRFSLGPNAFFFQEGTAAVYEQADWGGFRVAEDGTSLLVSLHDEKLNALGFSRR from the coding sequence ATGACGTTAACTCGCTGGTGGCCCTCAATGGTGGCGGCATGGCTGTTGGTCATGGCGGCGGCGTGCTTCGCGATTGTGAGCCACGAGCGCACGCTGCGCGACGGCCAGTTGGTGTATCTGGAGCTGGTGCCGGTGGATCCCCGTTCATTGATGCAGGGCGATTACATGGCGCTGGAGTTTGCCTTGAATCGTGAACTGGAAGCGCAGATGGCACTGCAACAAATGCAAAGTGGCGCTCAGCCTGCCTACGCGCGGTTGGCTGTTGATGAGGCGGGCAGGACGTCATTTTTGGCACTGGCGGATACTGCCGATAGCCACAAGGGTCAGGTCAGTATGCGCGTACGCCAGCAGGGCAGCCGCTTCAGCTTGGGACCTAACGCGTTTTTCTTTCAAGAGGGAACTGCGGCGGTTTACGAGCAGGCAGATTGGGGTGGCTTTCGCGTAGCGGAGGATGGCACGTCGCTATTGGTCAGCTTGCATGATGAGAAGTTGAATGCGTTGGGCTTCAGTCGGCGCTGA
- a CDS encoding peptidylprolyl isomerase has product MQISNNSVVQFHYTLSDATGEIESSHNHDPVLYLHGQPGLIDGLVEALEGRQAGDSFSVTLAADKAYGPRLDDAIQKVQVKRLQGAKKWKPGMVAVIQTDQGPRQVTIVKVGLSQAEVDSNHPLAGKDLTFAIEILDVREASEEELAHGHAHGAGGHHH; this is encoded by the coding sequence ATGCAGATCAGCAATAACAGCGTAGTTCAGTTCCATTACACCCTGTCCGATGCCACCGGCGAGATCGAAAGCTCCCACAATCACGATCCAGTCCTGTACTTGCATGGCCAGCCCGGTTTGATCGATGGTCTGGTGGAAGCTCTTGAAGGACGTCAAGCTGGGGACAGTTTCAGCGTTACCCTTGCTGCAGATAAGGCCTACGGCCCGCGGCTGGATGATGCGATCCAGAAAGTGCAGGTCAAGCGCCTGCAAGGCGCCAAGAAGTGGAAGCCAGGTATGGTTGCCGTTATTCAAACGGATCAAGGGCCTCGCCAGGTTACCATCGTCAAAGTCGGGCTATCCCAAGCCGAGGTGGACTCCAACCATCCACTGGCTGGCAAGGATCTGACCTTCGCTATCGAAATCTTGGATGTACGCGAGGCTAGCGAAGAAGAACTGGCTCACGGCCATGCCCATGGTGCAGGCGGGCATCACCACTAA
- the msrA gene encoding peptide-methionine (S)-S-oxide reductase MsrA has product MSKLLSALALGLLSLQALANQPLEQGPEGSEMAVFAGGCFWCTEADFDKVPGVVDTISGYIGGDADSATYPQVSAGGTQHIEAVAVFYDPRETNYTKLVEAFWPTIDPVTANAQFCDRGPQYRSALFYADEQQQEILQQSKQALADSGKLEKPIVTEILPQTAFYPAEDYHQDYYTKNPIRYNFYRSRCGRDDRLEDLWGDN; this is encoded by the coding sequence ATGAGCAAGTTATTGTCCGCACTGGCATTGGGTTTGCTGAGCCTTCAGGCGCTTGCCAACCAACCTCTTGAACAAGGCCCCGAAGGTTCAGAAATGGCAGTGTTCGCTGGAGGCTGCTTCTGGTGCACTGAGGCGGATTTCGACAAGGTGCCCGGCGTTGTAGATACCATTTCCGGCTATATTGGCGGTGACGCCGATTCAGCCACTTACCCGCAAGTCTCGGCGGGTGGTACCCAGCACATCGAGGCGGTAGCGGTATTCTACGACCCGCGCGAAACCAACTATACAAAGCTGGTGGAAGCTTTCTGGCCAACCATCGACCCGGTCACGGCAAATGCGCAGTTCTGTGATCGCGGCCCGCAGTATCGAAGTGCATTGTTCTATGCCGACGAGCAGCAGCAAGAAATTCTGCAGCAGTCCAAACAGGCGCTGGCGGATTCGGGCAAGCTAGAAAAGCCCATAGTGACCGAAATCCTTCCGCAGACAGCCTTCTATCCCGCCGAGGATTATCATCAGGACTACTACACGAAAAATCCCATTCGCTACAATTTCTATCGGAGCCGTTGCGGGCGGGACGATCGGCTGGAAGATCTATGGGGCGACAACTAA
- the msrB gene encoding peptide-methionine (R)-S-oxide reductase MsrB — MNRRTLLAGFLALPALPVMSRLSLADTHEVGMSFEPLDVPHSFWKDKVSAEAFDVLFEEATERPDSSPLDKVYDAGTYICAACYLPLFRSEDKFDSGTGWPSFTQPIKGHMGTKQDFKLIWPRTEYHCARCGGHQGHVFKDGPPPTGERWCNNGVALRFVPENETLPELRA; from the coding sequence ATGAATCGCAGAACACTGTTGGCAGGCTTTCTCGCCCTACCGGCGCTCCCGGTAATGAGCCGTCTGAGTCTGGCAGATACCCATGAGGTTGGCATGAGCTTCGAACCGTTGGACGTACCGCATAGTTTCTGGAAAGACAAAGTGTCTGCCGAGGCCTTTGATGTGCTGTTTGAAGAGGCAACCGAGCGGCCCGACAGCAGCCCGCTTGATAAGGTTTATGACGCAGGTACCTACATTTGTGCTGCCTGTTACCTGCCTCTGTTCCGAAGCGAGGACAAGTTCGACAGCGGCACCGGCTGGCCCAGCTTCACCCAGCCAATCAAAGGCCACATGGGCACCAAACAGGACTTCAAATTGATCTGGCCGCGCACCGAGTATCACTGCGCCCGCTGCGGTGGTCACCAAGGACATGTATTCAAGGACGGCCCTCCGCCGACCGGCGAGCGTTGGTGCAACAATGGTGTAGCGTTGCGTTTCGTACCTGAAAATGAAACCCTGCCGGAGTTGAGAGCATGA
- a CDS encoding serine hydrolase domain-containing protein, with the protein MNYRVGHMASLRWIMALMLGVSSLAAPAQEAETYRISEPRLQMLTQAMQKQVTDGKLAGVATLVWQDGKTVHRQQTGYQNIEENQPLSEDTIYKIFSLTKPITGTALLMLHEEGKFQLDDPVEKYLPELKGLRVAVGEGADGQPETEAADHPITIRELMTHTAGFTYGRFSQSQVDELYVREDIQNIDTTLADMVAKLGKLPLRQQPGTQWHYSVAVDVQARLVEVMSGMAFDEFLQTRIFTPLKMVDTGFHVPQEKQDRFAVSYTPDPEKGLQPYPNKPWLTKPRFLNGGGGLVSTMDDYLRFARMLLNEGELDGVRLLKPETVQMMRTNQLPEGVAGPDWAPGNLFGLNVAVVTEPEPAGYLPENTYWWWGIHGPWMWVDPANQIIVLGMMQNTDYRHSRVVHGTASHILYRPAP; encoded by the coding sequence ATGAACTACAGAGTAGGCCACATGGCCAGTCTGCGCTGGATAATGGCGCTGATGCTGGGGGTAAGCAGTCTGGCAGCACCCGCCCAGGAAGCTGAGACTTATCGTATTTCCGAACCGCGTTTGCAGATGCTGACCCAGGCGATGCAGAAGCAGGTTACCGATGGCAAGTTGGCAGGGGTAGCGACGCTGGTATGGCAGGATGGTAAAACGGTACATCGTCAGCAGACCGGGTACCAAAATATCGAGGAAAACCAGCCGCTAAGCGAAGATACGATTTACAAGATTTTTTCCCTGACCAAACCGATTACCGGCACCGCCTTGCTGATGCTGCATGAAGAAGGCAAGTTCCAGCTCGATGATCCGGTTGAAAAGTATTTGCCCGAGCTCAAGGGGCTGCGCGTTGCGGTGGGTGAGGGCGCGGATGGGCAGCCTGAAACGGAAGCTGCAGATCACCCGATCACTATTCGCGAACTGATGACCCACACTGCCGGGTTTACCTACGGACGCTTCTCACAGTCCCAGGTGGATGAACTCTATGTGCGCGAAGACATTCAGAATATCGATACCACACTGGCGGATATGGTTGCCAAGCTAGGCAAGCTTCCGCTCCGGCAGCAGCCTGGTACGCAGTGGCATTACAGCGTGGCAGTGGATGTGCAGGCGCGGCTGGTAGAGGTCATGTCAGGCATGGCTTTTGACGAGTTTCTGCAGACCCGCATTTTTACTCCGCTGAAAATGGTTGATACCGGCTTCCATGTTCCGCAGGAAAAGCAGGACCGCTTTGCGGTGTCCTACACGCCTGACCCCGAGAAAGGCCTGCAACCCTATCCGAACAAGCCCTGGTTGACCAAGCCTAGGTTCCTTAATGGCGGTGGCGGGCTGGTATCCACCATGGATGACTATCTGCGGTTTGCTCGGATGCTGTTGAATGAGGGGGAGCTCGACGGGGTGCGGCTACTCAAGCCGGAGACGGTGCAGATGATGCGCACCAATCAGCTGCCTGAGGGCGTAGCAGGTCCGGATTGGGCGCCGGGTAACCTTTTCGGGCTGAACGTGGCGGTGGTCACTGAGCCAGAGCCGGCCGGGTACCTGCCGGAGAACACCTATTGGTGGTGGGGTATTCATGGGCCGTGGATGTGGGTGGATCCGGCCAATCAGATTATTGTGTTGGGCATGATGCAAAACACCGATTACCGCCACTCCCGCGTAGTACATGGCACCGCAAGCCATATCCTCTATCGACCTGCACCCTGA
- a CDS encoding ABC transporter ATP-binding protein, with the protein MADSHGIVLELNQLACGYADHPVVSDLNIHLRSGDIGCLLGPSGCGKTTTLRAIAGFEPITDGEIRLDGRSLSTPTRRVSPEDRRIGMVFQDYALFPHLTVQENVAFGISKHPERKTKVAELLELVKLAPLSKRYPHELSGGQQQRVALARALAPDPKLLLLDEPFSNLDGELRRRLSGEVRDILKLRGTSAMLVTHDQNEAFAVSDHVGVLKDGHLQQWDTPYNLYHEPATPFVASFIGQGYFIRGQLISPDTVQTELGVIRGNRAYQLPAGSAVDVLLRPDDIVGEQHSSLRATIIGKTFLGATTLYRLQLPTGSILESIFPSHDDHALGKSLGIRIAADHLVVFAAQGSVNLHAQLPLEQVLGADPSNISS; encoded by the coding sequence ATGGCTGACAGCCACGGGATTGTGCTGGAACTGAATCAACTGGCCTGCGGCTACGCCGATCATCCGGTCGTTTCAGATCTGAACATCCACCTGCGCAGCGGCGATATTGGTTGTCTGCTTGGCCCCTCTGGCTGCGGCAAAACGACTACCCTGCGGGCCATTGCTGGCTTTGAACCCATTACCGATGGCGAAATTCGCCTGGATGGTCGCAGCCTGTCGACCCCAACCCGGCGCGTATCGCCTGAAGATCGCCGTATCGGCATGGTGTTCCAGGATTACGCTCTGTTTCCGCACCTTACGGTGCAGGAGAATGTCGCCTTTGGCATCAGCAAGCACCCCGAACGCAAGACCAAGGTCGCCGAGCTTCTGGAGCTGGTCAAACTCGCCCCGCTGAGCAAACGCTACCCGCATGAATTGTCCGGCGGCCAGCAGCAACGGGTGGCCTTGGCCCGCGCGCTGGCGCCCGACCCCAAACTACTGCTGCTGGATGAGCCCTTCTCGAATCTGGACGGGGAATTACGCCGCCGACTCTCGGGTGAGGTACGCGATATTCTCAAACTGCGCGGCACAAGTGCGATGCTGGTCACCCATGACCAGAACGAAGCCTTTGCCGTCAGCGACCATGTCGGCGTGCTCAAGGATGGTCATCTGCAACAGTGGGACACACCCTACAATCTCTACCATGAGCCTGCGACGCCCTTTGTCGCCAGCTTTATTGGTCAGGGCTATTTTATCCGCGGCCAGCTCATATCACCGGATACGGTGCAAACAGAACTGGGCGTGATTCGTGGCAACCGTGCCTATCAATTGCCCGCCGGCAGCGCGGTGGACGTGCTGCTGCGTCCGGATGATATAGTCGGAGAACAGCACAGCAGCCTGCGCGCCACTATTATCGGCAAAACCTTTCTCGGCGCGACCACGCTATACCGCCTGCAGCTGCCCACCGGCAGCATTCTGGAGTCGATTTTCCCCAGCCATGACGATCACGCATTAGGAAAGTCCCTGGGCATACGCATCGCCGCAGACCATTTGGTGGTGTTTGCCGCGCAAGGCAGCGTCAACCTGCATGCGCAACTGCCGTTGGAACAGGTACTGGGCGCCGATCCCAGCAATATTTCCAGCTAG
- the argF gene encoding ornithine carbamoyltransferase, which translates to MTVRHFLSLMDCTQAELISLIKRGIELKSLHAQGVIYEPLKNRVLAMIFEKASTRTRVSFEAGMIQLGGQAIFLSPRDTQLGRGEPIEDSARVLSSMCDAVMIRTFDHADLETFAQYSRVPVINGLSDDLHPCQLLADMQTYLEHRGSIQGKTVAWVGDGNNMCNTFIQAAMQFDFQLRIACPEGYDPDPQFLAQAGDRVSVMRDPKEAVRGAHLINTDVWASMGQEDEAEARLKRFAPYQVTPALLDLADEQVLFMHCLPAHRGEEVSSELMEDPRSVVWDQAENRLHAQKALVEFLLVE; encoded by the coding sequence ATGACAGTACGGCACTTCCTTTCATTGATGGATTGCACTCAGGCGGAATTGATCAGCCTGATCAAGCGCGGCATCGAGCTCAAGTCACTGCACGCACAGGGTGTGATCTATGAGCCGTTGAAAAACCGCGTGTTAGCAATGATCTTCGAAAAAGCGTCCACCCGTACTCGCGTGTCCTTTGAAGCCGGCATGATCCAGCTCGGTGGCCAGGCCATTTTTCTCTCGCCGCGCGATACCCAACTGGGGCGCGGCGAACCGATCGAAGACAGCGCTCGAGTGCTGTCCAGCATGTGCGACGCAGTAATGATCCGCACCTTCGATCATGCTGACCTGGAAACCTTTGCCCAGTATTCCCGCGTACCTGTTATCAATGGCCTGAGCGATGACCTGCACCCCTGCCAGCTACTGGCGGACATGCAAACCTATCTGGAGCACCGCGGCAGCATTCAGGGCAAGACCGTAGCCTGGGTCGGCGACGGCAATAACATGTGCAACACCTTTATTCAGGCCGCCATGCAGTTTGATTTCCAGCTACGCATTGCCTGCCCCGAAGGCTATGACCCGGATCCGCAATTCCTCGCCCAGGCTGGCGATCGGGTTAGCGTGATGCGCGATCCCAAGGAAGCGGTGCGCGGTGCGCATCTGATCAACACCGATGTGTGGGCGTCCATGGGTCAGGAAGATGAGGCCGAAGCCCGACTGAAGCGCTTTGCGCCTTACCAGGTCACCCCTGCCTTGCTTGACCTGGCTGATGAGCAGGTGCTGTTTATGCACTGTCTGCCAGCCCACCGGGGGGAGGAAGTCAGCAGCGAACTGATGGAGGATCCGCGCAGCGTGGTCTGGGACCAAGCCGAAAACCGTCTGCACGCACAAAAAGCCTTGGTCGAGTTTTTACTGGTCGAGTAA